From a region of the Methanomassiliicoccus sp. genome:
- a CDS encoding MFS transporter has product MEPRDRFFYGLSFAGALAILSSTMAKNPVLVPFARSLGADTTLLGLIAAASTLPGILVSLPAGSLSDVLGRKRVMYTAAAIFATAPLLYLAVTTPGQLMAVRFYHGFATAIFGTVASAAIVDNFPDLKAARLSFYSSATIIGRGVAPFLGGGIIVLTMGNYRDVYWAVSMAGVAALVAIVAVYGQGRDATGKGRKGAPIMQQLLSIVTDRRVLVASSMEAAQYLTYGAFEVFSVDYAVNHGLDPLWWALIGGAQLVTVVLTKPLMGRLSDRRGRREFIVIGLLVCALGVLLYPLTSEPLILVALSAVFGFGFSSVTSSTQALVSDLCVQSSSGSTMGFLNTIMDVGQFAGPIFISLIIGNALWYLGGFWTMAAVLLAAAALFYWTFRGERVSDRGPPRSLSVRR; this is encoded by the coding sequence ATGGAACCTAGAGACCGCTTCTTCTATGGGCTCAGCTTCGCCGGGGCGCTGGCGATCCTCAGCTCGACCATGGCCAAGAATCCAGTCCTGGTTCCGTTCGCGAGGAGCCTGGGAGCTGACACCACGCTCCTCGGGCTGATCGCCGCGGCCTCCACCCTGCCTGGCATACTCGTTTCCCTGCCCGCTGGTTCCCTGTCAGATGTCCTTGGACGGAAGAGGGTGATGTACACGGCGGCAGCGATCTTCGCCACCGCACCGCTCCTATACCTCGCGGTCACCACGCCCGGACAGCTCATGGCGGTGAGGTTCTACCATGGCTTCGCCACCGCGATCTTCGGGACGGTGGCCAGCGCCGCCATCGTAGACAACTTCCCGGATCTCAAAGCTGCCAGGCTGTCGTTCTACTCTTCGGCCACCATCATCGGACGGGGGGTCGCCCCGTTCCTGGGAGGGGGGATCATCGTGCTTACCATGGGCAACTATCGGGACGTCTACTGGGCGGTGTCGATGGCCGGCGTCGCTGCACTGGTGGCCATCGTGGCCGTGTACGGCCAAGGGCGGGACGCAACAGGTAAGGGGCGCAAGGGTGCCCCGATCATGCAGCAGCTGCTGTCCATCGTCACCGACCGCCGAGTGCTGGTGGCTTCGTCGATGGAGGCAGCTCAGTACCTGACCTACGGGGCTTTCGAGGTGTTCTCCGTGGACTACGCCGTCAATCATGGGTTGGACCCCTTATGGTGGGCCCTCATCGGCGGTGCCCAGCTAGTAACCGTCGTGCTGACCAAGCCCCTCATGGGTCGCTTGTCCGATCGCCGCGGGAGACGAGAGTTCATCGTCATAGGTCTGCTGGTGTGCGCGCTGGGAGTCCTGCTGTATCCTCTGACCTCGGAGCCACTGATCCTGGTTGCGTTATCGGCGGTGTTCGGGTTCGGATTCTCGTCCGTCACTTCGTCGACCCAGGCATTGGTCTCGGACCTGTGCGTGCAATCATCGTCCGGATCAACCATGGGGTTCTTGAACACCATCATGGACGTGGGGCAGTTCGCCGGCCCCATCTTCATATCGCTCATCATCGGCAACGCGCTATGGTATCTGGGAGGGTTCTGGACAATGGCTGCTGTGCTGTTGGCCGCGGCAGCGCTGTTCTACTGGACCTTCCGCGGAGAGCGGGTGAGCGATAGAGGCCCGCCTAGAAGCCTTTCAGTCCGTCGGTGA
- a CDS encoding UPF0280 family protein, whose translation MNRRHFEVGETAVTIVAEDEFFGTAQESIFRSREVLQRFIRRDPLFQMTLEPYPCPEEAPPLIARMCASAVKAGVGPMAAVAGAVAERAVLDMQAAGATQAIVDNGGDIALLLDRETSIGLYAGDLVKGIGFLCPPRAGVFGICTSSATIGPSLSFGISDAATVISADVTLADACATRLGNLLTSGEDGAMCTALDDVCSIPGIEGAVAVVGEKVAMKGRLPHLTRVTVPPGKVAKIEFSSLS comes from the coding sequence ATGAACAGGCGGCATTTCGAGGTCGGGGAGACCGCGGTCACCATCGTCGCCGAGGACGAGTTCTTCGGAACGGCACAGGAGTCCATCTTCCGCTCGAGAGAAGTGCTCCAGCGGTTCATTCGGCGCGATCCCCTATTCCAGATGACGCTGGAGCCGTACCCCTGCCCGGAGGAAGCTCCCCCTCTCATCGCCCGCATGTGCGCCTCCGCGGTCAAGGCCGGCGTGGGCCCCATGGCCGCGGTGGCCGGGGCGGTCGCCGAGCGGGCAGTATTGGACATGCAGGCGGCGGGGGCGACCCAGGCCATCGTCGACAACGGCGGGGACATAGCCCTGCTCCTTGATCGCGAGACGAGCATCGGACTGTACGCCGGAGACCTCGTCAAGGGTATCGGCTTCCTATGTCCGCCCCGGGCGGGCGTCTTCGGCATCTGCACCTCCTCGGCCACTATCGGCCCCTCCCTGTCCTTCGGCATCTCCGACGCGGCCACGGTGATCTCCGCCGATGTCACTCTTGCCGACGCCTGTGCCACCCGGCTGGGAAACCTCCTGACCTCCGGTGAGGACGGGGCAATGTGCACAGCGCTCGACGACGTGTGTTCAATCCCGGGGATCGAGGGGGCGGTGGCGGTGGTCGGGGAGAAGGTGGCGATGAAGGGACGCCTTCCCCACCTCACCCGGGTTACCGTTCCCCCGGGGAAGGTGGCCAAGATCGAGTTTTCCTCGCTCTCCTGA
- a CDS encoding 4Fe-4S binding protein: protein MSKRKFNLYFIPELVNEPITYILVKDFDLKFNILRAEVKEKGGQLLIEVDGKPAQITKGVAYLQGMGVKVEELNEFVTKDEERCTNCGMCVSICPADAIEMDRQNWKVIFHLDKCIACGLCVSSCPPKAMKLKA, encoded by the coding sequence ATGTCCAAACGTAAGTTCAACCTCTACTTCATCCCCGAGCTGGTCAACGAGCCGATCACCTATATCCTGGTCAAGGACTTCGACCTCAAGTTCAACATCCTGAGGGCGGAAGTCAAGGAGAAGGGCGGACAGCTGCTCATCGAGGTCGACGGCAAGCCGGCTCAGATCACCAAGGGCGTCGCTTACCTCCAGGGCATGGGGGTCAAGGTCGAGGAGCTCAACGAGTTCGTCACCAAGGACGAGGAACGATGCACCAACTGTGGCATGTGCGTGTCCATCTGCCCTGCCGACGCCATCGAGATGGACCGTCAGAACTGGAAGGTCATCTTCCATCTGGACAAGTGCATCGCGTGCGGGCTGTGCGTCTCCTCCTGCCCGCCCAAGGCGATGAAGCTCAAGGCATGA
- a CDS encoding homocysteine biosynthesis protein, with amino-acid sequence MLKRTYEEINAKIEKGDAVVMTAEEAIQLVESQGIEKATKEVDVVTTGTFGAMCSSGAFINFGHAEPPIRMSKVWLNDVPAYTGLAAVDAYIGATEEREGDGHEYGGAHVIESLIAGEAVHLRATGRGTDCYPRRDIDTYISLKSVNQAYMYNPRNAYQNYGVATNSSEKALFTYMGKLLPHYGNATYSSAGQLSPLLKDPQMRTIGMGTRIFLGGGIGYVAWEGTQFKTNIPYRNGVPSSSGRTLAVIGDLRGMSTEFIRALDFHGYGLSMAVGIGIPIPILDQDMMTCAARTDEEIFAPVLDYSIQSRNRKPMMEVSYAQLRSGTVELFGKKVKTSSLSSYYKAKVIAERLKKMINEKQFTLTRPAVAMPTDRSQKVLEVCSKEEVL; translated from the coding sequence ATGTTGAAGAGGACATACGAGGAGATCAACGCCAAGATCGAGAAGGGCGACGCGGTGGTCATGACCGCGGAGGAGGCCATCCAGCTGGTAGAAAGCCAGGGAATCGAGAAGGCCACCAAGGAGGTGGACGTAGTAACTACGGGTACCTTCGGCGCCATGTGTTCCTCGGGCGCTTTCATCAACTTCGGGCATGCCGAGCCGCCCATACGCATGAGCAAGGTATGGTTGAATGACGTGCCCGCCTACACCGGCCTGGCCGCGGTGGACGCTTACATCGGGGCGACGGAGGAAAGGGAGGGCGACGGCCATGAGTACGGCGGCGCCCATGTCATCGAATCGCTGATCGCCGGTGAGGCGGTACACCTCCGCGCCACCGGCCGGGGCACCGACTGCTATCCACGCCGGGACATCGACACCTACATTTCGCTCAAGTCCGTGAACCAGGCGTATATGTACAACCCCCGGAATGCCTATCAGAACTATGGGGTGGCGACCAACTCCTCGGAGAAGGCGCTGTTCACCTACATGGGCAAGTTGCTCCCGCACTACGGCAACGCCACCTACAGCAGCGCCGGGCAGCTGTCCCCACTGCTCAAGGACCCTCAGATGAGGACTATTGGCATGGGGACGCGCATCTTCCTCGGCGGAGGAATCGGCTACGTCGCCTGGGAGGGAACGCAGTTCAAGACCAATATCCCCTACCGCAACGGCGTCCCGTCGTCGTCTGGCCGGACCTTGGCAGTCATAGGCGACCTGCGCGGAATGAGCACGGAGTTCATCCGGGCCCTTGACTTCCATGGCTACGGACTATCCATGGCCGTGGGAATCGGAATACCCATCCCCATCCTGGACCAAGACATGATGACCTGTGCCGCCAGGACCGACGAGGAGATCTTCGCTCCGGTGCTGGACTACTCGATCCAGTCCCGTAACCGCAAGCCGATGATGGAGGTCAGCTACGCCCAGCTGCGCAGCGGCACGGTGGAGCTGTTCGGCAAGAAGGTCAAGACTTCCTCCCTGTCGTCGTACTACAAGGCAAAAGTGATCGCCGAGCGGTTGAAGAAGATGATCAACGAAAAGCAGTTCACCCTCACCAGGCCGGCCGTGGCGATGCCTACCGACAGGTCTCAGAAAGTGCTTGAGGTGTGCTCGAAGGAGGAGGTGCTCTGA
- the asd gene encoding aspartate-semialdehyde dehydrogenase → MAKVKVAVLGATGMIGQRFVQLLEDHPQFEIAGLYASERSEGKKLGDTLKVRDYQFKEDTMEMRIEQLDVAKIAKASRVAFSGLPTDIAGDFETQLAKAGCAVFSNAAPHRMDADVPLLIPECNSDHIEMVRKQSTFSEGGYIVTNANCSTTGIAIPLKAVDSAFGLEFACISTYQAISGAGYPGVPSLDIMSNVVPYIKSEEEKMESELAKILGSVQEGKFVEHPVETLANCARVPVIDGHLESVTLRTIKDAEIEDLIKAMEEFRAEPQTLKLATAPLRPIIVRRENNRPQPAMDANAGEPERARGMSSVVGRVRKKGTYFKMFVLSHNTLRGGAGGSVLNAELAYAKKLL, encoded by the coding sequence ATGGCAAAGGTGAAGGTCGCCGTCCTAGGCGCCACAGGGATGATCGGGCAGCGATTCGTGCAGCTGCTGGAGGACCACCCGCAGTTCGAAATCGCTGGACTGTACGCCTCGGAGCGGTCCGAAGGCAAGAAGCTCGGGGACACCCTGAAGGTCAGGGACTACCAGTTCAAGGAAGACACCATGGAGATGCGGATCGAGCAGCTGGACGTGGCCAAGATCGCCAAGGCTAGCAGGGTTGCCTTCTCCGGACTCCCCACCGACATCGCCGGCGACTTCGAGACCCAGCTGGCAAAGGCCGGCTGCGCGGTGTTCTCCAACGCCGCGCCCCACCGCATGGACGCGGACGTGCCCCTACTGATCCCGGAGTGCAACTCCGACCACATCGAGATGGTGAGGAAACAGTCCACCTTCAGCGAGGGCGGGTACATCGTCACCAACGCCAACTGCTCGACCACCGGGATCGCCATCCCATTAAAGGCAGTGGACTCGGCGTTCGGGCTGGAGTTCGCCTGCATATCGACCTACCAGGCCATCTCCGGGGCCGGCTACCCTGGGGTACCGTCACTGGACATCATGAGCAATGTTGTCCCCTACATCAAATCCGAAGAGGAGAAGATGGAGAGCGAACTGGCCAAGATCCTGGGGTCGGTGCAGGAAGGTAAGTTCGTAGAACATCCCGTGGAGACGCTGGCCAACTGCGCCCGGGTGCCGGTCATCGACGGCCACCTGGAGTCGGTGACCCTGAGGACCATCAAGGACGCCGAGATTGAGGATCTCATCAAGGCCATGGAGGAGTTCAGGGCCGAGCCTCAGACGCTGAAACTGGCTACCGCCCCCCTGCGGCCGATCATCGTGCGCCGCGAGAACAATAGGCCCCAGCCCGCCATGGATGCCAATGCCGGAGAGCCGGAGAGGGCCCGAGGCATGAGCAGCGTGGTCGGTCGCGTTCGTAAGAAAGGTACCTATTTCAAGATGTTCGTGCTCTCCCACAACACCCTCCGGGGTGGCGCGGGCGGGTCGGTGCTCAACGCCGAGCTGGCGTACGCCAAGAAGCTTCTATAG
- a CDS encoding prephenate dehydrogenase/arogenate dehydrogenase family protein produces the protein MRESIEDIRKRIEKIDREILRMMANRTAAAVEMGQMKAAESIPLRAPQVEEMVIGRYVERAKEFGMSAESARQIATLLIRESIEQQGHIPRPQMSKRILVVGGNGRMGMWLCRFFASRGHRIRIHDQGENPQFPVEKDLERGVRDAEVIVLATPISTTPGVLEQILAMQPAGLILDIASIKTPLVPLLRVGAGKGMKVCSLHPMFGPDTASIVDRNVIVCHCGSADAIEMANSLIDGANIIEMEVEDHDPLMAYVLGLSHAVNIAFFEALRQSGRSFEELNRASSTTFKHQVDSARNVASENAQLYYEIQHLNPFNKDALEYLQRAVDDLKDAAVKGDKDAFERMMEEGKEYFGGK, from the coding sequence TTGCGTGAGAGCATAGAAGACATCCGAAAGCGTATCGAGAAGATCGACCGCGAGATCCTTCGTATGATGGCCAACCGTACGGCCGCGGCGGTGGAGATGGGGCAGATGAAGGCTGCCGAGTCCATACCTCTGCGTGCTCCCCAGGTGGAGGAGATGGTCATCGGACGTTATGTGGAAAGGGCCAAGGAGTTCGGCATGTCAGCCGAGTCCGCCCGCCAGATAGCCACCTTGCTCATACGCGAATCCATCGAGCAGCAGGGACATATCCCCCGGCCTCAGATGTCCAAGCGCATCCTCGTCGTCGGCGGCAACGGCCGCATGGGCATGTGGCTGTGCCGGTTCTTCGCCTCCCGGGGCCACCGGATAAGGATCCATGATCAAGGGGAGAACCCCCAATTCCCAGTGGAGAAGGACCTTGAGAGAGGGGTCCGTGACGCCGAGGTCATCGTATTGGCCACCCCCATATCGACCACTCCCGGGGTCCTCGAACAGATATTGGCGATGCAGCCTGCCGGCTTGATACTGGACATAGCCTCCATCAAGACCCCGCTGGTCCCTCTACTGAGGGTAGGCGCGGGGAAGGGAATGAAGGTGTGTTCTCTCCATCCCATGTTCGGTCCCGACACCGCCTCCATAGTCGACCGCAATGTGATCGTATGTCACTGTGGTTCGGCCGACGCCATCGAGATGGCTAACTCCCTGATCGACGGGGCGAACATAATCGAGATGGAGGTGGAGGACCACGACCCGCTGATGGCGTACGTGCTAGGGCTCAGCCATGCGGTCAACATCGCCTTCTTCGAGGCCCTTCGCCAGAGCGGGCGGTCCTTCGAGGAGCTGAACCGGGCATCGTCCACCACCTTCAAGCATCAGGTGGACTCCGCTCGCAACGTTGCATCGGAGAACGCTCAGCTTTACTATGAGATACAGCATCTCAACCCCTTCAACAAGGACGCCCTCGAGTACTTGCAGCGCGCCGTCGACGACCTGAAGGACGCCGCGGTAAAGGGCGACAAGGATGCGTTCGAGCGCATGATGGAAGAGGGCAAGGAATATTTCGGAGGTAAGTAG
- the aroC gene encoding chorismate synthase, with protein MQHGGIVLNTIGTALRLTLFGSSHGPGIGCVLDGVPAGVQVDRDDLQREVDLRKPSGALGTPRAEEDRVEILAGVMEGMTTGAPVVIFIANKNTDSSKYEKFKVVPRPGHADLTQLKKYGETVDLRGGGQFSGRMTAPIVAAGAVAKEILRGIGIQVAAYTQKLGSVEDPEDRNLKEVRRQARENPVRAADPEIALEMIQEIMEAKVEGDSVGGIVRCLSVGLPIGVGEPFFDSLEGELAKMVFAIPGVKGIEFGVGFRAAGMRGSEHNDSFLVENGEVHTMTNNAGGVLGGLSNGMPLDLRVAFKPTASISLEQKSIDLERMEDTTIRVEGRHDPCIVPRAVVVVEAATALVLADLCLRGDFIA; from the coding sequence TTGCAGCATGGAGGGATCGTCCTGAACACCATCGGCACCGCGCTGCGGCTCACCTTGTTCGGCTCCAGCCATGGGCCGGGGATCGGCTGCGTGCTGGACGGCGTCCCTGCGGGCGTTCAGGTGGACCGCGATGACCTCCAGCGGGAGGTCGACCTGCGCAAGCCCTCCGGGGCCCTGGGCACCCCCCGGGCGGAGGAGGACCGCGTGGAGATCCTCGCCGGCGTGATGGAGGGCATGACCACCGGAGCACCAGTGGTCATCTTCATCGCCAACAAGAACACCGATTCCTCGAAGTATGAAAAGTTCAAGGTGGTACCGAGGCCGGGTCACGCCGATCTTACCCAGCTGAAGAAGTACGGTGAGACCGTGGACCTGCGCGGAGGAGGACAGTTCTCCGGCCGCATGACCGCGCCCATCGTAGCCGCGGGGGCGGTGGCCAAGGAGATACTGCGCGGTATCGGAATCCAGGTCGCCGCCTACACCCAGAAGCTGGGGTCAGTGGAGGACCCCGAGGACCGCAACCTCAAGGAGGTGCGACGGCAGGCCCGGGAGAACCCGGTGCGGGCGGCCGATCCTGAAATCGCGCTGGAAATGATCCAGGAGATCATGGAGGCTAAGGTCGAGGGGGACAGTGTGGGCGGCATCGTGCGGTGCCTGAGCGTCGGCCTGCCGATCGGGGTCGGGGAACCGTTCTTTGACTCCCTCGAGGGCGAGCTGGCCAAGATGGTCTTCGCCATCCCCGGAGTCAAGGGTATCGAGTTCGGGGTCGGCTTCAGAGCAGCAGGGATGAGAGGCTCGGAGCATAATGACTCCTTTCTGGTGGAGAACGGGGAGGTCCATACCATGACCAACAACGCCGGGGGAGTGCTCGGCGGCCTGTCCAACGGCATGCCCCTCGACCTGAGGGTGGCTTTCAAGCCTACAGCCTCCATATCCCTGGAGCAGAAGAGCATAGACCTTGAGCGGATGGAGGATACCACCATCAGGGTCGAGGGGAGGCACGACCCCTGCATCGTCCCCCGCGCCGTGGTGGTGGTCGAAGCGGCCACCGCCCTGGTGTTGGCCGACCTGTGCCTTAGAGGTGATTTCATTGCGTGA